In Ostrea edulis chromosome 4, xbOstEdul1.1, whole genome shotgun sequence, a single window of DNA contains:
- the LOC125669562 gene encoding uncharacterized protein LOC125669562 isoform X7 yields the protein MSGNTEQAKKSKGRKPPSYHSRQIPPPKPPKTLKEDIFSEEKYKFVDDYVLNAPPKLLMGSFKELIRYLTAEEDWDDLAKARAIFRWVTAIDVYSLRVDSDPPAHSPLEYFTKIQKNQGNHAHLVSGLCQMAGLPCVIISGMNKSAAYEIGKKCERKQMGAQWNAVFIKDDWRFLDAFWASACVVGKKSSDWTLVDNDGNVTQEEEEEESEGETQHRVNEFYFLPNPDQLIWTHFPDEQDWQLLVKPISVKDYESHVYVRERFYYLGINFTPKSETKCVLTAKDGEISLPFTLPAEESEFYRFKYMLYKNKSAGGEDTGADVNLDRFVLFEHTADSLRFALRFPLAGKFKMDIFGLDVRHSDIFDLTCTYLIHCPEAQKNCLPLPDCPPIGWGFGGDAKNAGLEAKSHDGAIIITKDGKVEIKLGAHKDIRLHQLLKNTIVDEATLSKYAVIREENGEFIVDIRLPQGGEYAMKLYANEDGEDGEAGNVLNYLIKCNEKNLTNKPFPNVTDGFIGKKSIADALGVKALSHKEGKIHSKDGKLKLEFQAKNNMELVCELHSNDPNATKHMKVYPKEVNGKWIFDVDMPIEGEYSVNVFAKKKGDGNKRIYNVHSYMIQSDGHALEDGEDNESKTGDDSKEEIKVVTETVQTSEKEILIPVPKGFDNVVACLHRRHADDLPNAQEMEFMEQDGMKLFKATFDEYGEYIMDLYQKDENGQVKNIARYQVNRKPASELYQDDARLLMEQLQSDMQQNRDDEQRMQDEANQELGALKKDIQKAMDLKNPEMLERSIAAFEATNPPENDKMLQKAKRLLELLRAKEELNTASHSRDLEQLDKAIKRAKEANYDSLLDLQIVMAGRLRDQLHRIEKLRHSVLNMDKRTVSEIRNYGNPPDGVHQSIQAACLLLGHTKKEVKEWKTCQIILGKTGKESIMRHISNFDPKDCYLDVALSSKMLLEPYSLEQIRDVSAGAATFFVWAKGMIEEVEATGGAERPDDKMKDKTTTKKGKSTPGSKKKKK from the exons ATGTCCGGAAATACTGAACAAGCGAAAAAGTCCAAG GGGAGAAAACCGCCATCTTATCATAGCAGGCAGATCCCCCCACCTAAACCGCCGAAGACCTTGAAAGAAGACATTTTCAGTGAGGAGAAATACAAGTTTGTCGATGACTATGTTCTTAAT GCGCCTCCAAAGCTTCTCATGGGGTCCTTTAAAGAACTCATCAGATACCTCACGGCTGAGGAAGACTGGGATGATCTCGCTAAGGCGCGCGCCATCTTCCGGTGGGTGACCGCCATTGATGTGTACAGTTTAAGGGTGGATAGTGATCCTCCTGCCCACTCACCATTGGAGTACTTCACTAAAATCCAAAAAAACCAAGGCAACCATGCTCACCTGGTTTCAGGATTATGTCA AATGGCAGGTTTACCTTGTGTAATCATCAGTGGTATGAACAAAAGCGCTGCCTACGAAATTGGAAAGAAATGTGAACGGAAGCAAATGGGTGCACAGTGGAATGCCGTATTTATCAAAGATGACTGGAGATTCCTGGACGCCTTTTGGGCCTCTGCCTGCGTTGTCGGGAAGAAGTCCAGTGATTGGACACTTGTTGACAATGATGGTAATGTGACgcaggaggaggaggaggaggaatcGGAAGGGGAAACACAACATCGTGTCAATGAATTCTACTTCCTTCCTAATCCCGACCAATTGATATGGACGCACTTTCCGGATGAGCAGGATTGGCAGCTATTGGTGAAACCAATCTCGGTCAAGGATTACGAAAGTCACGTGTACGTTAGAGAGAGGTTCTACTACCTTGGAATCAACTTTACACCTAAAAGCGAAACAAAATGTGTACTTACGGCAAAAGATGGGGAAATCTCTCTTCCTTTCACTTTACCTGCAGAAGAAAGCGAATTCTATAGGTTCAAATACAtgctttataaaaataaatcggCAGGTGGGGAGGACACTGGAGCGGATGTTAATCTCGATAGGTTTGTATTGTTCGAGCATACAGCCGACAGTCTTCGTTTCGCGTTGAGATTTCCTTTGGCGGGGAAATTTAAAATGGACATATTTGGGTTAGACGTGCGACACTCTGATATCTTTGATTTGACCTGCACATACCTCATTCATTGTCCAGAAGCTCAGAAGAATTGCCTTCCATTGCCAGATTGCCCGCCCATTGGTTGGGGTTTCGGTGGTGATGCCAAAAATGCTGGATTGGAGGCAAAATCCCACGATGGCGCAATTATCATAACAAAAGAtggaaaagttgaaataaaactaGGCGCACATAAAGACATTCGATTGCATCAGCTGTTGAAAAACACAATAGTTGACGAGGCAACTCTTAGCAAATACGCAGTGATTCGAGAGGAGAATGGTGAATTTATCGTCGACATTCGATTACCACAAGGAGGAGAATATGCCATGAAATTATATGCAAATGAGGATGGAGAAGATGGAGAGGCTGGTAACGTTTTGAATTATCTCATCAAATGCAACGAGAAGAATCTGACGAACAAACCTTTCCCGAACGTCACTgatggtttcattggaaagaaatCGATTGCTGATGCCTTGGGTGTAAAAGCTTTATCCCACAAAGAAGGCAAAATCCATTCGAAAGATGGAAAATTAAAATTGGAATTCCAGGCTAAAAACAATATGGAACTTGTATGTGAGCTTCACAGCAATGATCCTAACGCCACAAAGCATATGAAAGTCTATCCTAAAGAAGTGAATGGGAAGTGGATATTTGATGTGGACATGCCCATCGAAGGGGAATATTCAGTGAACGTTTTTGCCAAGAAAAAGGGTGATGGTAACAAGAGGATTTATAATGTACATTCCTACATGATCCAGTCGGATGGGCATGCTTTAGAAGATGGGGAAGATAACGAATCAAAAACCGGAGATGACTCTAAAGAAGAAATTAAAGTAGTCACCGAAACCGTTCAAACatcagaaaaagaaattttgataCCAGTACCCAAAGGCTTCGACAACGTCGTTGCATGTCTTCATAGGAGACATGCAGACGATCTTCCAAATGCGCAAGAGATGGAATTTATGGAGCAAGACGGAATGAAATTATTCAAGGCCACTTTTGACGAATACGGAGAATACATTATGGATCTCTACCAAAAAGACGAAAATGGCCAAGTGAAGAACATAGCTAGGTACCAAGTCAATAGGAAACCAGCTTCTGAGCTGTACCAAGATGACGCTCGCTTGTTGATGGAGCAGCTGCAGTCCGACATGCAACAAAACCGCGATGACGAACAGCGAATGCAGGATGAAGCAAACCAGGAACTCGGAGCTCTCAAGAAAGACATTCAAAAAGCAATGGACTTAAAAAATCCAGAGATGCTTGAAAGGAGTATAGCAGCGTTCGAAGCAACAAACCCACCggaaaatgataaaatgttgCAGAAGGCAAAGAGGCTTCTAGAACTCCTAAGAGCAAAAGAAG AGCTAAATACAGCATCACACAGCCGAGACTTAGAGCAGCTGGACAAGGCAATCAAGCGAGCCAAAGAAGCTAACTATGACAGTCTTCTGGATCTACAAATTGTCATGGCAGGCCGTCTCAGGGATCAGCTACACAGAATAGAGAAACTCCGCCATTCTGTTCTTAACATGGACAAGAGAACAGTATCCGAGATCCGCAACTACGGAAATCCACCAGATGGCGTTCACCAGTCAATCCAGGCGGCGTGTTTGCTACTTGGACACACCAAAAAGGAGGTCAAG GAGTGGAAAACGTGCCAGATCATCTTAGGGAAGACCGGCAAAGAATCAATAATGCGTCACATATCCAACTTTGACCCCAAAGACTGTTACCTAGATGTAGCCCTGTCATCTAAAATGCTGCTTGAACCGTATTCACTGGAACAGATTCGTGACGTCAGCGCCGGGGCTGCTACGTTTTTTGTTTGG GCCAAAGGTATGATTGAGGAAGTAGAGGCGACAGGTGGCGCTGAGAGACCAGACGATAAAATGAAAGACAAGACCACCACCAAAAAGGGAAAATCCACACCAGGCTCCAAGAAAAAGAAGAAGTAG
- the LOC125669562 gene encoding uncharacterized protein LOC125669562 isoform X6, whose amino-acid sequence MGSKPSTVQETQMRSSSAPNGRKPPSYHSRQIPPPKPPKTLKEDIFSEEKYKFVDDYVLNAPPKLLMGSFKELIRYLTAEEDWDDLAKARAIFRWVTAIDVYSLRVDSDPPAHSPLEYFTKIQKNQGNHAHLVSGLCQMAGLPCVIISGMNKSAAYEIGKKCERKQMGAQWNAVFIKDDWRFLDAFWASACVVGKKSSDWTLVDNDGNVTQEEEEEESEGETQHRVNEFYFLPNPDQLIWTHFPDEQDWQLLVKPISVKDYESHVYVRERFYYLGINFTPKSETKCVLTAKDGEISLPFTLPAEESEFYRFKYMLYKNKSAGGEDTGADVNLDRFVLFEHTADSLRFALRFPLAGKFKMDIFGLDVRHSDIFDLTCTYLIHCPEAQKNCLPLPDCPPIGWGFGGDAKNAGLEAKSHDGAIIITKDGKVEIKLGAHKDIRLHQLLKNTIVDEATLSKYAVIREENGEFIVDIRLPQGGEYAMKLYANEDGEDGEAGNVLNYLIKCNEKNLTNKPFPNVTDGFIGKKSIADALGVKALSHKEGKIHSKDGKLKLEFQAKNNMELVCELHSNDPNATKHMKVYPKEVNGKWIFDVDMPIEGEYSVNVFAKKKGDGNKRIYNVHSYMIQSDGHALEDGEDNESKTGDDSKEEIKVVTETVQTSEKEILIPVPKGFDNVVACLHRRHADDLPNAQEMEFMEQDGMKLFKATFDEYGEYIMDLYQKDENGQVKNIARYQVNRKPASELYQDDARLLMEQLQSDMQQNRDDEQRMQDEANQELGALKKDIQKAMDLKNPEMLERSIAAFEATNPPENDKMLQKAKRLLELLRAKEELNTASHSRDLEQLDKAIKRAKEANYDSLLDLQIVMAGRLRDQLHRIEKLRHSVLNMDKRTVSEIRNYGNPPDGVHQSIQAACLLLGHTKKEVKEWKTCQIILGKTGKESIMRHISNFDPKDCYLDVALSSKMLLEPYSLEQIRDVSAGAATFFVWAKGMIEEVEATGGAERPDDKMKDKTTTKKGKSTPGSKKKKK is encoded by the exons ATGGGATCAAAACCGTCTACGGTCCAGGAGACTCAGATGCGCTCCTCCTCGGCGCCAAAT GGGAGAAAACCGCCATCTTATCATAGCAGGCAGATCCCCCCACCTAAACCGCCGAAGACCTTGAAAGAAGACATTTTCAGTGAGGAGAAATACAAGTTTGTCGATGACTATGTTCTTAAT GCGCCTCCAAAGCTTCTCATGGGGTCCTTTAAAGAACTCATCAGATACCTCACGGCTGAGGAAGACTGGGATGATCTCGCTAAGGCGCGCGCCATCTTCCGGTGGGTGACCGCCATTGATGTGTACAGTTTAAGGGTGGATAGTGATCCTCCTGCCCACTCACCATTGGAGTACTTCACTAAAATCCAAAAAAACCAAGGCAACCATGCTCACCTGGTTTCAGGATTATGTCA AATGGCAGGTTTACCTTGTGTAATCATCAGTGGTATGAACAAAAGCGCTGCCTACGAAATTGGAAAGAAATGTGAACGGAAGCAAATGGGTGCACAGTGGAATGCCGTATTTATCAAAGATGACTGGAGATTCCTGGACGCCTTTTGGGCCTCTGCCTGCGTTGTCGGGAAGAAGTCCAGTGATTGGACACTTGTTGACAATGATGGTAATGTGACgcaggaggaggaggaggaggaatcGGAAGGGGAAACACAACATCGTGTCAATGAATTCTACTTCCTTCCTAATCCCGACCAATTGATATGGACGCACTTTCCGGATGAGCAGGATTGGCAGCTATTGGTGAAACCAATCTCGGTCAAGGATTACGAAAGTCACGTGTACGTTAGAGAGAGGTTCTACTACCTTGGAATCAACTTTACACCTAAAAGCGAAACAAAATGTGTACTTACGGCAAAAGATGGGGAAATCTCTCTTCCTTTCACTTTACCTGCAGAAGAAAGCGAATTCTATAGGTTCAAATACAtgctttataaaaataaatcggCAGGTGGGGAGGACACTGGAGCGGATGTTAATCTCGATAGGTTTGTATTGTTCGAGCATACAGCCGACAGTCTTCGTTTCGCGTTGAGATTTCCTTTGGCGGGGAAATTTAAAATGGACATATTTGGGTTAGACGTGCGACACTCTGATATCTTTGATTTGACCTGCACATACCTCATTCATTGTCCAGAAGCTCAGAAGAATTGCCTTCCATTGCCAGATTGCCCGCCCATTGGTTGGGGTTTCGGTGGTGATGCCAAAAATGCTGGATTGGAGGCAAAATCCCACGATGGCGCAATTATCATAACAAAAGAtggaaaagttgaaataaaactaGGCGCACATAAAGACATTCGATTGCATCAGCTGTTGAAAAACACAATAGTTGACGAGGCAACTCTTAGCAAATACGCAGTGATTCGAGAGGAGAATGGTGAATTTATCGTCGACATTCGATTACCACAAGGAGGAGAATATGCCATGAAATTATATGCAAATGAGGATGGAGAAGATGGAGAGGCTGGTAACGTTTTGAATTATCTCATCAAATGCAACGAGAAGAATCTGACGAACAAACCTTTCCCGAACGTCACTgatggtttcattggaaagaaatCGATTGCTGATGCCTTGGGTGTAAAAGCTTTATCCCACAAAGAAGGCAAAATCCATTCGAAAGATGGAAAATTAAAATTGGAATTCCAGGCTAAAAACAATATGGAACTTGTATGTGAGCTTCACAGCAATGATCCTAACGCCACAAAGCATATGAAAGTCTATCCTAAAGAAGTGAATGGGAAGTGGATATTTGATGTGGACATGCCCATCGAAGGGGAATATTCAGTGAACGTTTTTGCCAAGAAAAAGGGTGATGGTAACAAGAGGATTTATAATGTACATTCCTACATGATCCAGTCGGATGGGCATGCTTTAGAAGATGGGGAAGATAACGAATCAAAAACCGGAGATGACTCTAAAGAAGAAATTAAAGTAGTCACCGAAACCGTTCAAACatcagaaaaagaaattttgataCCAGTACCCAAAGGCTTCGACAACGTCGTTGCATGTCTTCATAGGAGACATGCAGACGATCTTCCAAATGCGCAAGAGATGGAATTTATGGAGCAAGACGGAATGAAATTATTCAAGGCCACTTTTGACGAATACGGAGAATACATTATGGATCTCTACCAAAAAGACGAAAATGGCCAAGTGAAGAACATAGCTAGGTACCAAGTCAATAGGAAACCAGCTTCTGAGCTGTACCAAGATGACGCTCGCTTGTTGATGGAGCAGCTGCAGTCCGACATGCAACAAAACCGCGATGACGAACAGCGAATGCAGGATGAAGCAAACCAGGAACTCGGAGCTCTCAAGAAAGACATTCAAAAAGCAATGGACTTAAAAAATCCAGAGATGCTTGAAAGGAGTATAGCAGCGTTCGAAGCAACAAACCCACCggaaaatgataaaatgttgCAGAAGGCAAAGAGGCTTCTAGAACTCCTAAGAGCAAAAGAAG AGCTAAATACAGCATCACACAGCCGAGACTTAGAGCAGCTGGACAAGGCAATCAAGCGAGCCAAAGAAGCTAACTATGACAGTCTTCTGGATCTACAAATTGTCATGGCAGGCCGTCTCAGGGATCAGCTACACAGAATAGAGAAACTCCGCCATTCTGTTCTTAACATGGACAAGAGAACAGTATCCGAGATCCGCAACTACGGAAATCCACCAGATGGCGTTCACCAGTCAATCCAGGCGGCGTGTTTGCTACTTGGACACACCAAAAAGGAGGTCAAG GAGTGGAAAACGTGCCAGATCATCTTAGGGAAGACCGGCAAAGAATCAATAATGCGTCACATATCCAACTTTGACCCCAAAGACTGTTACCTAGATGTAGCCCTGTCATCTAAAATGCTGCTTGAACCGTATTCACTGGAACAGATTCGTGACGTCAGCGCCGGGGCTGCTACGTTTTTTGTTTGG GCCAAAGGTATGATTGAGGAAGTAGAGGCGACAGGTGGCGCTGAGAGACCAGACGATAAAATGAAAGACAAGACCACCACCAAAAAGGGAAAATCCACACCAGGCTCCAAGAAAAAGAAGAAGTAG
- the LOC125669562 gene encoding uncharacterized protein LOC125669562 isoform X2 translates to MGSKPSTVQETQMRSSSAPNVKKSHQNGVSPSGPDTDTSSSSRNPPKSAAPVSGKEDMRSISHGSEDEGRKPPSYHSRQIPPPKPPKTLKEDIFSEEKYKFVDDYVLNAPPKLLMGSFKELIRYLTAEEDWDDLAKARAIFRWVTAIDVYSLRVDSDPPAHSPLEYFTKIQKNQGNHAHLVSGLCQMAGLPCVIISGMNKSAAYEIGKKCERKQMGAQWNAVFIKDDWRFLDAFWASACVVGKKSSDWTLVDNDGNVTQEEEEEESEGETQHRVNEFYFLPNPDQLIWTHFPDEQDWQLLVKPISVKDYESHVYVRERFYYLGINFTPKSETKCVLTAKDGEISLPFTLPAEESEFYRFKYMLYKNKSAGGEDTGADVNLDRFVLFEHTADSLRFALRFPLAGKFKMDIFGLDVRHSDIFDLTCTYLIHCPEAQKNCLPLPDCPPIGWGFGGDAKNAGLEAKSHDGAIIITKDGKVEIKLGAHKDIRLHQLLKNTIVDEATLSKYAVIREENGEFIVDIRLPQGGEYAMKLYANEDGEDGEAGNVLNYLIKCNEKNLTNKPFPNVTDGFIGKKSIADALGVKALSHKEGKIHSKDGKLKLEFQAKNNMELVCELHSNDPNATKHMKVYPKEVNGKWIFDVDMPIEGEYSVNVFAKKKGDGNKRIYNVHSYMIQSDGHALEDGEDNESKTGDDSKEEIKVVTETVQTSEKEILIPVPKGFDNVVACLHRRHADDLPNAQEMEFMEQDGMKLFKATFDEYGEYIMDLYQKDENGQVKNIARYQVNRKPASELYQDDARLLMEQLQSDMQQNRDDEQRMQDEANQELGALKKDIQKAMDLKNPEMLERSIAAFEATNPPENDKMLQKAKRLLELLRAKEELNTASHSRDLEQLDKAIKRAKEANYDSLLDLQIVMAGRLRDQLHRIEKLRHSVLNMDKRTVSEIRNYGNPPDGVHQSIQAACLLLGHTKKEVKEWKTCQIILGKTGKESIMRHISNFDPKDCYLDVALSSKMLLEPYSLEQIRDVSAGAATFFVWAKGMIEEVEATGGAERPDDKMKDKTTTKKGKSTPGSKKKKK, encoded by the exons ATGGGATCAAAACCGTCTACGGTCCAGGAGACTCAGATGCGCTCCTCCTCGGCGCCAAATGTAAAGAAATCACATCAAAATGGGGTCTCTCCATCGGGACCCGACACAGACACATCCTCTAGTTCTCGTAATCCACCTAAATCTGCTGCACCTGTC AGTGGGAAAGAGGATATGAGAAGTATTTCACACGGATCAGAAGACGAG GGGAGAAAACCGCCATCTTATCATAGCAGGCAGATCCCCCCACCTAAACCGCCGAAGACCTTGAAAGAAGACATTTTCAGTGAGGAGAAATACAAGTTTGTCGATGACTATGTTCTTAAT GCGCCTCCAAAGCTTCTCATGGGGTCCTTTAAAGAACTCATCAGATACCTCACGGCTGAGGAAGACTGGGATGATCTCGCTAAGGCGCGCGCCATCTTCCGGTGGGTGACCGCCATTGATGTGTACAGTTTAAGGGTGGATAGTGATCCTCCTGCCCACTCACCATTGGAGTACTTCACTAAAATCCAAAAAAACCAAGGCAACCATGCTCACCTGGTTTCAGGATTATGTCA AATGGCAGGTTTACCTTGTGTAATCATCAGTGGTATGAACAAAAGCGCTGCCTACGAAATTGGAAAGAAATGTGAACGGAAGCAAATGGGTGCACAGTGGAATGCCGTATTTATCAAAGATGACTGGAGATTCCTGGACGCCTTTTGGGCCTCTGCCTGCGTTGTCGGGAAGAAGTCCAGTGATTGGACACTTGTTGACAATGATGGTAATGTGACgcaggaggaggaggaggaggaatcGGAAGGGGAAACACAACATCGTGTCAATGAATTCTACTTCCTTCCTAATCCCGACCAATTGATATGGACGCACTTTCCGGATGAGCAGGATTGGCAGCTATTGGTGAAACCAATCTCGGTCAAGGATTACGAAAGTCACGTGTACGTTAGAGAGAGGTTCTACTACCTTGGAATCAACTTTACACCTAAAAGCGAAACAAAATGTGTACTTACGGCAAAAGATGGGGAAATCTCTCTTCCTTTCACTTTACCTGCAGAAGAAAGCGAATTCTATAGGTTCAAATACAtgctttataaaaataaatcggCAGGTGGGGAGGACACTGGAGCGGATGTTAATCTCGATAGGTTTGTATTGTTCGAGCATACAGCCGACAGTCTTCGTTTCGCGTTGAGATTTCCTTTGGCGGGGAAATTTAAAATGGACATATTTGGGTTAGACGTGCGACACTCTGATATCTTTGATTTGACCTGCACATACCTCATTCATTGTCCAGAAGCTCAGAAGAATTGCCTTCCATTGCCAGATTGCCCGCCCATTGGTTGGGGTTTCGGTGGTGATGCCAAAAATGCTGGATTGGAGGCAAAATCCCACGATGGCGCAATTATCATAACAAAAGAtggaaaagttgaaataaaactaGGCGCACATAAAGACATTCGATTGCATCAGCTGTTGAAAAACACAATAGTTGACGAGGCAACTCTTAGCAAATACGCAGTGATTCGAGAGGAGAATGGTGAATTTATCGTCGACATTCGATTACCACAAGGAGGAGAATATGCCATGAAATTATATGCAAATGAGGATGGAGAAGATGGAGAGGCTGGTAACGTTTTGAATTATCTCATCAAATGCAACGAGAAGAATCTGACGAACAAACCTTTCCCGAACGTCACTgatggtttcattggaaagaaatCGATTGCTGATGCCTTGGGTGTAAAAGCTTTATCCCACAAAGAAGGCAAAATCCATTCGAAAGATGGAAAATTAAAATTGGAATTCCAGGCTAAAAACAATATGGAACTTGTATGTGAGCTTCACAGCAATGATCCTAACGCCACAAAGCATATGAAAGTCTATCCTAAAGAAGTGAATGGGAAGTGGATATTTGATGTGGACATGCCCATCGAAGGGGAATATTCAGTGAACGTTTTTGCCAAGAAAAAGGGTGATGGTAACAAGAGGATTTATAATGTACATTCCTACATGATCCAGTCGGATGGGCATGCTTTAGAAGATGGGGAAGATAACGAATCAAAAACCGGAGATGACTCTAAAGAAGAAATTAAAGTAGTCACCGAAACCGTTCAAACatcagaaaaagaaattttgataCCAGTACCCAAAGGCTTCGACAACGTCGTTGCATGTCTTCATAGGAGACATGCAGACGATCTTCCAAATGCGCAAGAGATGGAATTTATGGAGCAAGACGGAATGAAATTATTCAAGGCCACTTTTGACGAATACGGAGAATACATTATGGATCTCTACCAAAAAGACGAAAATGGCCAAGTGAAGAACATAGCTAGGTACCAAGTCAATAGGAAACCAGCTTCTGAGCTGTACCAAGATGACGCTCGCTTGTTGATGGAGCAGCTGCAGTCCGACATGCAACAAAACCGCGATGACGAACAGCGAATGCAGGATGAAGCAAACCAGGAACTCGGAGCTCTCAAGAAAGACATTCAAAAAGCAATGGACTTAAAAAATCCAGAGATGCTTGAAAGGAGTATAGCAGCGTTCGAAGCAACAAACCCACCggaaaatgataaaatgttgCAGAAGGCAAAGAGGCTTCTAGAACTCCTAAGAGCAAAAGAAG AGCTAAATACAGCATCACACAGCCGAGACTTAGAGCAGCTGGACAAGGCAATCAAGCGAGCCAAAGAAGCTAACTATGACAGTCTTCTGGATCTACAAATTGTCATGGCAGGCCGTCTCAGGGATCAGCTACACAGAATAGAGAAACTCCGCCATTCTGTTCTTAACATGGACAAGAGAACAGTATCCGAGATCCGCAACTACGGAAATCCACCAGATGGCGTTCACCAGTCAATCCAGGCGGCGTGTTTGCTACTTGGACACACCAAAAAGGAGGTCAAG GAGTGGAAAACGTGCCAGATCATCTTAGGGAAGACCGGCAAAGAATCAATAATGCGTCACATATCCAACTTTGACCCCAAAGACTGTTACCTAGATGTAGCCCTGTCATCTAAAATGCTGCTTGAACCGTATTCACTGGAACAGATTCGTGACGTCAGCGCCGGGGCTGCTACGTTTTTTGTTTGG GCCAAAGGTATGATTGAGGAAGTAGAGGCGACAGGTGGCGCTGAGAGACCAGACGATAAAATGAAAGACAAGACCACCACCAAAAAGGGAAAATCCACACCAGGCTCCAAGAAAAAGAAGAAGTAG